One Alcaligenes ammonioxydans DNA segment encodes these proteins:
- a CDS encoding phosphocholine-specific phospholipase C, with protein MTSRRTFLRNVTGAGLAAGSLAAFPPSIRKALAIPANNKTGTIKDVEHIVVLMQENRSFDHYFGTLKGVRGFGDRFTIPLPNGRNVWQQNVSSNETVLPYHLDATKGNAQRVNGTPHSWSDGQAAWDHGRMDFWPKHKNRHSMGYYREAEVPFQFAMANAFTICDAYHCSMHTGTNSNRMFLWTGTNGPTGSGECTVNNAWDSLRPSSVGGYTWKTYPERLEEAGISWKVYQNLPDNFTDNSLAGFLQYRIANEQSGKPTNTPYEPSDDIGNPLYKGIANTMPDGGFLEQIRKDVEAGTLPQISWVVAPANYSEHPGPSSPVQGAWYTQELLDALTANPEVWSKTVLFVNFDENDGFFDHVPSPSAPSIDPVTGKPAGKTTLSKEELAFEYYNYPSPQGLAGQPPQDGKVFGPGVRVPMYVISPWSRGGWVNSQVFDHTSVIRFMEERFGVMEPNISPYRRAVCGDLTSAFNFASPNDEPLPTLNGRRSRQDADAIRSAQERLAQVPQPVDNQRIPVQQTGVRPSRALPYELHVSARCDSEKGVQLLFSNTGKAAAVFHVYDKLNLDRIPRRYMVEPGQMLDDVWDAQANNLGHYDLWVLGPNGFHRHFRGDVSVLGQAEAARPEIRVCYEITKGDIYLEMMNGGQSACTFTIQSMAYREDGPWEVTVEPGQQSKQSWALKSSGHWYDFVVRSNSDPSYYRRFAGRVEFGAHGVSDPALGIPAYL; from the coding sequence ATGACTTCACGCCGTACCTTCCTACGTAACGTCACTGGCGCCGGCCTGGCTGCCGGATCACTGGCTGCCTTTCCCCCCAGCATTCGCAAGGCCTTGGCCATTCCTGCCAACAACAAGACAGGCACCATCAAGGACGTGGAACACATTGTGGTTCTGATGCAGGAGAACCGCTCCTTTGACCACTACTTTGGCACCCTGAAAGGGGTACGCGGGTTTGGTGACCGATTCACCATTCCCCTGCCCAATGGCCGCAATGTCTGGCAGCAAAACGTCAGCTCGAACGAAACCGTCCTGCCCTATCACCTGGATGCCACCAAAGGCAATGCCCAGCGCGTGAACGGTACGCCCCACTCCTGGTCAGACGGTCAGGCCGCCTGGGACCACGGTCGCATGGATTTCTGGCCCAAGCACAAGAACCGTCACTCCATGGGCTATTACCGCGAAGCCGAGGTGCCGTTCCAGTTCGCAATGGCCAACGCCTTCACCATCTGTGACGCCTATCATTGCTCCATGCACACCGGCACGAACTCCAACCGCATGTTCTTGTGGACGGGTACCAACGGTCCGACCGGCTCGGGCGAATGTACCGTCAACAACGCCTGGGACAGCCTGCGGCCCTCAAGCGTTGGCGGCTACACCTGGAAAACCTACCCTGAGCGTCTGGAAGAAGCCGGAATCAGCTGGAAGGTCTACCAGAACCTGCCCGACAACTTCACCGACAACTCGCTGGCGGGCTTTTTGCAATACCGCATTGCCAACGAGCAATCGGGCAAACCCACCAACACTCCTTACGAACCTTCGGACGATATTGGCAACCCGCTGTACAAGGGCATTGCCAACACCATGCCCGACGGAGGCTTTCTGGAGCAAATCCGCAAGGATGTCGAAGCTGGCACGCTGCCGCAGATTTCCTGGGTCGTGGCCCCAGCCAACTACTCTGAGCACCCCGGCCCATCAAGCCCGGTACAAGGTGCCTGGTACACCCAGGAGCTGCTCGATGCCCTGACGGCCAACCCCGAGGTCTGGAGCAAGACCGTTCTGTTCGTCAACTTCGACGAAAACGATGGTTTCTTTGACCACGTCCCCTCGCCCTCGGCCCCTTCGATTGACCCGGTCACCGGCAAACCGGCCGGCAAGACGACCCTGAGCAAGGAAGAGCTGGCTTTCGAGTACTACAACTACCCCAGCCCTCAGGGTCTGGCCGGCCAGCCCCCGCAAGACGGCAAGGTCTTTGGCCCCGGTGTACGGGTTCCCATGTATGTCATCTCCCCCTGGAGCCGTGGCGGCTGGGTGAACTCGCAGGTGTTTGACCACACCTCTGTCATCCGTTTCATGGAAGAGCGCTTTGGCGTGATGGAACCGAACATCAGCCCCTACCGCCGCGCGGTGTGTGGCGATCTGACCTCGGCCTTTAACTTCGCCAGCCCGAACGATGAGCCACTGCCCACCTTGAATGGCCGACGCAGCCGTCAGGATGCCGATGCCATTCGCAGTGCCCAGGAGCGTCTGGCTCAGGTACCCCAGCCCGTGGACAACCAGCGTATTCCCGTCCAGCAAACGGGTGTGCGTCCATCCCGCGCCCTGCCTTATGAACTGCACGTCAGTGCCCGCTGCGATAGCGAGAAAGGCGTTCAGCTGCTGTTTTCCAACACCGGCAAAGCGGCCGCTGTATTCCACGTTTATGACAAGCTCAACCTGGATCGCATCCCACGCCGCTACATGGTCGAACCCGGCCAGATGCTCGATGATGTCTGGGACGCGCAGGCAAACAACCTGGGACACTACGATCTGTGGGTACTGGGTCCGAACGGCTTTCACCGCCACTTCCGTGGTGATGTCAGCGTGCTGGGCCAGGCCGAGGCCGCCCGCCCCGAGATTCGTGTCTGCTACGAAATCACCAAAGGCGATATCTATCTGGAAATGATGAACGGTGGCCAGTCCGCCTGCACCTTCACCATCCAGTCCATGGCCTATCGTGAAGACGGTCCATGGGAAGTCACGGTGGAACCCGGCCAGCAGTCCAAACAATCCTGGGCCTTGAAATCCAGCGGTCATTGGTACGACTTCGTGGTTCGCAGCAACAGCGACCCCAGCTACTACCGCCGCTTCGCAGGCCGGGTGGAGTTTGGCGCGCACGGCGTCAGCGATCCAGCCCTGGGGATTCCCGCCTACCTGTAA
- a CDS encoding aspartate aminotransferase family protein: MNSPYFAPQQIASELNLQSHWMPFTANRHFQQDPRLVVKAEGNWLYDQEGRQIFDSLSGLWTCGAGHARHEIQAAVHRQLGQLDYSPAFQFGHPAAFQLADKLTQHTPDGLDHVFFTNSGSECTDTVVKMVRAYWRIKGQASKTRLIGRARGYHGVNVAGTSLGGIGGNRKMFGQLMDADHLPHVLQADCAFTRGQPETGGPALADELLKLIELHDASTIAAVFVEPVSGSAGVLVPPAGYLQRLRQICDQHNILLVFDEVITGLGRLGTYTGAEYFGVTPDIMTMAKQLTNGAIPMGAVVASQEIYQTFMGQDLPLHAVEFSHGHTYSAHPVACAAGLAALQLLEQDNLLQRSAELAPHFEQALHQLRDSPNVIDIRNCGLAGAIQLAPRNGDPAIRPFEAGLQLWKQGFYVRFGGDTLQFGPTFTSTPAQLDSLFDAVGGVLKQLA, from the coding sequence ATGAACTCACCCTACTTTGCGCCACAGCAGATTGCCAGTGAACTCAATCTCCAGTCCCACTGGATGCCCTTTACGGCGAACCGGCACTTCCAGCAAGACCCGCGCCTGGTCGTCAAGGCGGAAGGAAACTGGCTCTACGATCAGGAAGGCCGCCAGATTTTTGACAGTCTGTCCGGGCTTTGGACTTGTGGTGCCGGACACGCTCGCCATGAAATCCAGGCAGCCGTACATCGTCAACTCGGGCAACTGGACTACTCTCCCGCCTTTCAGTTTGGACACCCCGCCGCATTTCAACTGGCCGACAAGCTGACCCAGCACACCCCCGACGGTCTGGATCATGTTTTCTTCACGAACTCCGGTTCGGAATGTACCGATACCGTCGTCAAGATGGTACGGGCCTACTGGCGTATCAAAGGCCAGGCCAGCAAAACCCGTCTGATTGGCCGTGCTCGTGGCTACCACGGCGTGAACGTGGCCGGCACCAGCCTGGGCGGCATAGGCGGTAACCGCAAAATGTTCGGCCAGTTGATGGATGCCGACCACCTGCCCCACGTACTGCAGGCAGACTGCGCCTTCACGCGCGGCCAGCCCGAAACAGGGGGCCCTGCCCTGGCCGACGAACTGTTGAAACTGATCGAACTGCACGACGCCAGCACCATCGCTGCCGTGTTTGTCGAACCCGTTTCGGGCTCGGCAGGCGTGCTGGTGCCACCTGCCGGCTACCTGCAGCGCCTGCGCCAGATTTGCGATCAACACAACATCCTGCTCGTCTTTGATGAAGTCATCACCGGCCTGGGCCGCCTGGGCACCTACACCGGGGCCGAATACTTTGGTGTCACCCCCGACATCATGACCATGGCCAAGCAGTTGACCAACGGCGCCATCCCCATGGGCGCAGTCGTTGCCAGCCAAGAAATCTACCAAACCTTCATGGGCCAGGACTTGCCCCTGCACGCCGTGGAATTCAGCCACGGTCACACCTATTCTGCCCACCCCGTCGCCTGCGCCGCCGGACTGGCTGCCCTGCAGTTGCTGGAACAAGACAATCTGCTGCAACGCTCCGCCGAACTGGCACCGCATTTTGAGCAGGCACTGCATCAACTGCGCGATAGCCCGAATGTGATCGACATTCGCAACTGCGGCCTGGCAGGCGCCATCCAGCTGGCCCCCCGTAACGGCGACCCAGCCATCCGCCCCTTTGAAGCGGGCCTGCAACTGTGGAAACAGGGCTTTTACGTACGCTTTGGTGGCGACACACTGCAGTTTGGTCCCACCTTCACCAGTACACCTGCTCAGCTTGATTCACTCTTTGATGCCGTCGGTGGCGTCTTGAAGCAACTGGCCTAA
- the murI gene encoding glutamate racemase produces the protein MSSPIPPPLAQAPIGLFDSGVGGLSIWRALRQSLPQENLLYLADSQCAPYGDRSPAWIIERTQRMAQLLVDHGCKALVIACNTATLVAAPTLRATLNLPIIAIEPAIKPAAALSRSRSVALMATSRTLDSKGLQSLIDRYASDIEIIRIPCPGLADRVEALQLSGPQIEAELRERLAPALQSRADTLVLGCTHYPFLRPTIDAISGSRFHILEPSFAVAAQVHRRLQQANCLNPQTLAGTSAFISSAPMDQAQKVIQALTGLAEPTMLAFPTQPLHAL, from the coding sequence ATGAGTTCACCCATCCCGCCCCCCTTGGCTCAGGCCCCGATCGGCCTGTTTGACTCGGGCGTGGGCGGCCTGTCCATCTGGCGGGCCCTGCGTCAATCCTTGCCCCAGGAAAATCTGCTGTATCTGGCCGACTCACAATGCGCCCCTTACGGTGACCGCTCCCCGGCATGGATCATTGAGCGCACCCAGCGCATGGCACAACTGCTGGTTGACCACGGCTGCAAAGCACTGGTCATCGCCTGCAACACGGCTACCCTGGTCGCCGCCCCGACCCTGCGCGCCACGCTGAACCTTCCCATCATCGCCATCGAACCGGCCATCAAACCCGCTGCCGCACTGAGCCGCAGCCGTAGCGTTGCCCTGATGGCTACCAGTCGCACCCTGGACAGCAAAGGCCTGCAAAGCCTGATCGACCGCTACGCCAGCGACATTGAAATTATCCGCATTCCCTGCCCCGGACTGGCTGACCGCGTTGAAGCCCTGCAACTGAGCGGCCCGCAAATCGAGGCGGAACTACGCGAGCGCCTGGCCCCCGCCCTGCAAAGCCGGGCCGATACACTCGTGCTGGGTTGCACCCACTACCCCTTCCTGCGCCCCACTATCGACGCCATCAGTGGTTCGCGCTTCCATATCCTGGAACCTTCCTTCGCCGTTGCCGCTCAAGTCCATCGGCGCCTGCAACAAGCCAACTGCCTGAACCCTCAAACACTGGCGGGCACCAGCGCTTTCATCAGCAGCGCCCCCATGGACCAAGCCCAAAAAGTCATCCAAGCACTGACAGGGCTGGCCGAACCCACCATGCTGGCGTTCCCGACGCAACCGCTACACGCGCTGTAA
- a CDS encoding LamG-like jellyroll fold domain-containing protein, whose translation MTFTSRPQKSPTVQRLQQAGLSLSLALLLTACGSGSGTNDGAANPDVNPEPPTVEPGDKPQALGGKKALIVTIDGLSYDALQQARQAGQHPALKNLTIAPAQTGGYTGTPSEQRTLPLPGWASLITGVWADQHGLRGVGQEPVQLKSPTLVALASEPTPAALAVSTADYRTLWAPDLQEGRIIEAANCTDSDSCVSEQTQKYLQEGKSLILAQIQAPARAASQTGLGSPQYQEAVQESLASLDKLLALIEKRKQADASEDWLLILTSSYGMDEFGSATGSQFNRNKTSFIATNKTLASLPAIDGQVTSSTDMNTLAAVIDIAPTVLSHLGVQGEQYAFRGSPLQAQTRIRNLSFNKPADKNMVDLNWVLDGDASQEIQIMRDGKLIATLPAGSTQYSDPLPVSENAQVYSLSYSVKTGQAASTLQAEAGYQPPPKLADTLRDGLRSYYTFSAQPFTDSKGGSSLQPASPGVPAGELLAADFLDPTQPQGGLRLLGSKADANGNRGYRLALSRELLGTGGAQKLTIGFWFRTPDNCHGYGASIMANKNYDSGNNPGFALGLFNANGCDIRFNTGYGGGRNESQGYNITPDQWAYVAVVIDKSKGIMRGHVFDTKKGAQFGSVALEARTIAALGGTGTSELGLNEDVTGQYYKRWGRSDINMDFGELAIWDRDLSTDELTSIYESRKPLSSLQP comes from the coding sequence ATGACCTTCACCTCACGTCCCCAAAAATCTCCTACCGTGCAACGCCTGCAACAGGCGGGGCTCTCCCTGTCACTGGCACTGCTCCTGACGGCTTGCGGTAGCGGCTCCGGCACCAATGATGGTGCAGCAAACCCCGATGTCAATCCCGAGCCCCCCACTGTAGAGCCAGGCGATAAACCCCAGGCATTGGGTGGTAAAAAAGCCCTGATTGTCACTATCGACGGTCTGAGCTACGACGCACTGCAGCAAGCCCGCCAAGCGGGTCAGCATCCTGCGCTGAAAAACCTGACTATTGCCCCGGCGCAAACCGGCGGCTATACCGGCACCCCCAGTGAACAACGTACCCTGCCCCTGCCGGGCTGGGCCTCCCTGATCACGGGCGTCTGGGCCGATCAACACGGCCTGCGTGGCGTCGGCCAGGAACCGGTACAACTCAAGAGCCCCACTCTGGTTGCGCTGGCCTCCGAGCCAACACCGGCCGCCCTGGCCGTAAGCACAGCAGACTACCGCACGCTGTGGGCGCCAGACCTGCAAGAAGGCCGGATCATTGAAGCCGCCAACTGTACCGACTCGGACAGTTGCGTCAGTGAGCAGACCCAGAAATACCTGCAAGAGGGCAAATCCCTGATTCTGGCCCAGATCCAGGCGCCGGCTCGTGCGGCCTCACAAACCGGATTGGGCAGCCCCCAATATCAGGAAGCGGTTCAAGAGTCGCTGGCTTCCCTGGACAAGCTGCTGGCCCTGATTGAGAAGCGCAAGCAGGCTGATGCGTCCGAAGACTGGTTGCTGATCCTGACGAGCAGCTACGGCATGGACGAGTTCGGCAGCGCCACCGGCTCGCAGTTCAACCGCAACAAAACCAGCTTTATCGCCACCAACAAGACCCTGGCGTCCTTGCCTGCCATCGATGGCCAGGTCACCAGCAGCACCGACATGAACACGCTGGCCGCCGTGATCGATATCGCTCCCACTGTTCTGTCCCATCTGGGCGTACAGGGTGAGCAATACGCCTTTCGCGGTTCGCCTTTGCAAGCCCAGACCCGTATCCGCAACCTGAGCTTCAACAAGCCAGCCGATAAAAACATGGTGGACCTCAACTGGGTTCTGGACGGCGATGCCTCGCAGGAAATCCAGATCATGCGTGATGGCAAACTGATTGCCACCCTGCCCGCAGGCTCGACCCAGTACTCCGACCCGCTACCTGTCTCGGAGAACGCCCAAGTCTACTCGCTGAGCTACTCGGTCAAAACGGGTCAGGCTGCCTCCACCTTGCAAGCTGAAGCAGGCTACCAGCCTCCTCCAAAACTGGCCGATACCCTGAGAGACGGCCTGCGCAGCTATTACACCTTCAGTGCTCAGCCTTTTACCGACAGCAAGGGCGGCAGCAGCCTGCAACCAGCCAGCCCGGGCGTTCCAGCCGGCGAACTGCTGGCAGCCGACTTCCTGGACCCTACCCAGCCCCAAGGTGGCTTGCGTCTGCTCGGCAGCAAGGCCGATGCCAATGGCAACCGGGGCTATCGCCTGGCCTTGAGCCGCGAACTGTTGGGAACCGGTGGTGCACAAAAACTGACGATCGGCTTCTGGTTCCGCACCCCGGACAACTGTCACGGCTATGGCGCCTCCATCATGGCCAACAAAAACTACGACTCGGGCAACAACCCCGGCTTTGCGCTCGGCCTGTTTAACGCCAACGGTTGCGACATCCGCTTTAACACCGGTTATGGCGGTGGTCGCAATGAAAGTCAGGGCTACAACATCACCCCTGACCAGTGGGCCTATGTGGCCGTGGTGATCGACAAATCCAAGGGAATCATGCGTGGACATGTCTTCGACACTAAAAAAGGTGCGCAGTTTGGATCGGTCGCCCTGGAAGCCCGCACCATTGCCGCGCTGGGCGGAACCGGCACCAGCGAGCTGGGGCTGAACGAAGACGTCACCGGCCAGTACTACAAACGCTGGGGCCGCAGCGACATCAATATGGACTTTGGCGAACTGGCCATCTGGGACCGCGATTTGAGCACGGACGAGCTGACCAGTATTTATGAATCGCGCAAGCCCCTGTCCAGCCTCCAACCCTGA
- a CDS encoding AmiS/UreI family transporter: MLGVALFFIGAVLMVNGVGLTGRIESRDLAPFNLLVGLLALFINLLGLQRGEHMADYFAVAGGLLFAFTYLYLAVVQWYGLKGVGFGWYCLFVAISALAFAWTASDPRLVTLWLLWSSLWFLFFLSLGLGRSLRILPLYTVLIGVLTCWLPGTLMLMDAW, translated from the coding sequence ATGTTGGGTGTTGCGCTTTTCTTTATTGGGGCCGTGCTGATGGTGAATGGCGTGGGGTTGACCGGGCGTATTGAAAGTCGGGACCTGGCCCCCTTCAATTTGCTGGTGGGCTTGCTGGCGCTGTTCATCAATTTGCTGGGATTGCAGCGCGGCGAGCACATGGCAGATTATTTTGCCGTTGCCGGTGGACTGCTGTTTGCTTTCACTTATCTGTATCTGGCCGTCGTGCAGTGGTATGGCTTGAAGGGCGTGGGTTTTGGCTGGTATTGCCTGTTTGTGGCCATCAGCGCTCTGGCCTTTGCCTGGACTGCCAGTGATCCACGCCTGGTCACTTTGTGGCTTTTGTGGTCCAGCCTGTGGTTTTTGTTCTTTCTGTCCTTGGGGCTGGGCCGGTCCTTGCGCATCTTGCCCCTGTACACCGTCCTGATCGGGGTACTGACCTGCTGGTTGCCCGGTACCCTGATGTTGATGGATGCCTGGTAG
- the gspF gene encoding type II secretion system inner membrane protein GspF, which translates to MGTYHYEAVDQTGRSERGVVEADSERLARQQLLTRGLLTVSLKAGRSRAAARARSAGLRRTELAWLTRQLASLVAAGLSLEASLGVVIEQSTRRPMVQLLAALRADIRAGHSLSDALASHPRDFPEIYRALVRAGEQSGELEQVLDRLASFIEESGALRGKVLTAFIYPAIVSLISVAMVVFLLSYVVPQVVGAFTQAKQQLPLLTRVMISASDLLREWGGVLFLVLLLGGALVAFLLRQPALKQAFHRRLLGAPILGSYLLGVDTARFAATLAILAGSNVALLTALEAAGRTVSNLALRDAVNQAAVHVREGLPLASALQRSGLFPPLLVQLIASGEKTGELAPMLDRAARTLSTELERKALTMTALLEPLMILLMGGLVLLIVLAVMLPIIEMNQLVQ; encoded by the coding sequence ATGGGTACCTATCACTATGAGGCGGTGGATCAGACCGGGCGCAGCGAGCGGGGCGTCGTGGAAGCCGACAGTGAGCGTCTGGCACGCCAGCAGTTGTTGACCCGTGGTCTGTTGACTGTTTCCCTGAAAGCGGGACGAAGTCGTGCCGCCGCTCGCGCCCGTAGTGCAGGCTTGCGCCGTACCGAGCTGGCCTGGTTGACCCGTCAACTGGCCAGTCTGGTGGCGGCTGGGCTGTCTCTGGAAGCCAGTCTGGGCGTGGTGATCGAGCAGTCCACCCGACGTCCGATGGTCCAGCTGCTGGCAGCCCTGCGTGCGGATATCCGTGCCGGTCATAGCCTGAGTGATGCCTTGGCCAGTCACCCGCGCGACTTCCCGGAAATTTATCGGGCACTGGTGCGGGCGGGCGAGCAGTCCGGAGAGCTGGAGCAGGTGCTGGACCGCTTGGCCAGTTTTATCGAAGAGAGCGGTGCCCTGCGAGGCAAGGTCTTGACGGCCTTTATTTATCCCGCCATCGTCAGCCTGATCTCCGTGGCGATGGTGGTGTTCTTGCTCAGCTATGTGGTCCCGCAAGTGGTGGGCGCGTTTACTCAGGCCAAGCAGCAGTTGCCTTTGCTGACCCGTGTAATGATCAGCGCCAGCGATTTGCTGCGTGAATGGGGAGGGGTTCTGTTTCTTGTGTTGTTGCTGGGGGGCGCCCTGGTGGCGTTTCTATTGCGACAACCGGCCTTGAAGCAGGCCTTTCACCGACGCTTGTTAGGGGCGCCGATTCTGGGCAGCTATTTGCTGGGGGTGGACACTGCTCGTTTTGCTGCCACGCTGGCGATTTTGGCTGGCAGTAATGTGGCCTTGCTGACTGCTCTGGAAGCTGCCGGACGCACGGTGTCCAATCTGGCCTTGCGTGACGCCGTCAATCAGGCAGCGGTCCATGTGCGTGAGGGTCTGCCTTTGGCGAGCGCATTGCAACGCAGTGGCCTGTTTCCGCCCTTACTGGTGCAATTGATTGCCAGTGGAGAAAAAACCGGTGAACTGGCTCCCATGCTGGACCGGGCGGCAAGGACTTTGTCGACCGAGCTGGAGCGCAAGGCCCTGACCATGACTGCCTTGCTGGAGCCGTTGATGATCTTGCTGATGGGCGGCCTGGTACTGCTGATCGTGCTGGCCGTCATGTTGCCCATTATTGAGATGAATCAGTTGGTGCAGTAA
- a CDS encoding LysR family transcriptional regulator: MQVSDFDLRLLRVFRTVAQVGSFSAAEGVLGITRSAISLHMSDLEKRLGGMRLCQRGRAGFALTEEGRQVLQASETLMAAVENFRSEVNQLHSSLRGDLNIGLMNSLISQPHMHITSALRTLRQNSEAVRVHISMSTPGEIERGLLEGRLHMGVLPETNALSGLEYRRLYDEPYFLYCSWEHPLFEQAQQGEVSAQSLCRAAAIAPTYRMSPEAIGQHQDLNCVATASDREGIAFLILTGQYIGFLPEHVAARWVEKEQMIAVDPQQRRFTIPLSLAMRKDRRAHAIVDYFLRVLESESRL, encoded by the coding sequence TTGCAGGTTTCCGATTTTGATTTGCGCCTGTTGCGTGTGTTCAGAACGGTGGCGCAGGTGGGCAGCTTTTCGGCGGCGGAGGGCGTGTTGGGGATTACACGCTCGGCCATCAGCTTGCATATGAGTGATCTGGAAAAACGTCTGGGTGGCATGCGGCTGTGCCAGCGTGGCAGGGCTGGTTTTGCCTTGACCGAAGAGGGACGACAGGTGTTGCAGGCCAGTGAAACGCTGATGGCGGCAGTAGAAAATTTCCGTAGCGAGGTCAATCAGCTGCATTCCAGCTTGCGGGGGGATTTGAACATAGGCTTGATGAACAGTCTGATTTCCCAGCCACATATGCACATCACTTCGGCCTTGCGCACCTTGCGTCAGAACAGTGAGGCGGTACGTGTACACATCAGCATGAGTACGCCGGGAGAGATCGAGCGCGGTTTGCTGGAAGGCCGTTTGCACATGGGGGTCCTGCCCGAAACCAATGCGCTCAGTGGGTTGGAATACCGCAGGCTTTATGATGAGCCCTATTTTCTGTACTGTTCCTGGGAGCACCCACTGTTTGAGCAAGCACAACAGGGGGAGGTCTCTGCACAGTCCCTGTGTCGGGCGGCAGCGATTGCGCCTACCTACCGGATGAGCCCGGAGGCGATTGGACAGCACCAGGATTTGAACTGTGTCGCCACGGCCAGTGATCGGGAAGGAATTGCTTTTTTGATTCTGACGGGGCAATACATTGGTTTCTTGCCTGAGCACGTCGCCGCGCGCTGGGTGGAAAAAGAGCAGATGATTGCCGTGGACCCGCAGCAACGCCGATTTACGATTCCCTTATCGCTGGCCATGCGCAAGGACAGGCGGGCCCATGCGATTGTGGATTATTTCCTTCGTGTGCTCGAGAGCGAGTCAAGGCTCTGA
- a CDS encoding transporter substrate-binding domain-containing protein, translated as MAHNDPVRVGVLYSATGMTSTIGQSQWQGTKLAIEEINEAGGLLGRELVAVCYDPASRPACYAQQAERLIVQDRVNVIFGCYMSSSRKAVIPIVEKWNKLLFYPTLYEGFEFSGNVIYTGAAPNQNSVQLAHFMTSNFGARVYMIGSDYIYPYESNRIMRELVMQHPDSKVLGEHYLPLDASESDYSLIMDDIRQKQPDFIFSTVVGDSTASLYRAYAHAGFNPQTMPIASLTTSEAEVAQMGAHIACGHFTAAPYFQSIESEVNARCLASLRKRFGADCHPNLCWEAAYSQMHLFANAYRQSASDAIGDLLPYLLGSELDAPQGRIKIDPSNHHTWLYPRIGRINAEGNFTIVRQATRPVSPDPYLVTHSLGDWTAKLDTLET; from the coding sequence TTGGCTCACAACGACCCCGTACGCGTCGGCGTTCTTTATTCGGCAACCGGCATGACCTCGACAATTGGTCAGTCGCAATGGCAGGGGACCAAACTGGCGATAGAGGAGATCAACGAAGCTGGCGGCCTGCTGGGACGCGAACTGGTGGCCGTTTGCTACGATCCGGCCTCCCGGCCAGCGTGCTACGCACAGCAGGCCGAGCGGCTGATCGTGCAGGATCGTGTCAACGTGATTTTCGGTTGCTACATGTCCAGCAGCCGCAAAGCTGTCATCCCGATTGTGGAAAAGTGGAACAAGCTGCTGTTCTATCCCACCTTGTATGAGGGTTTTGAGTTTTCGGGCAATGTCATCTATACGGGGGCCGCACCCAATCAGAATAGTGTCCAGCTGGCGCATTTCATGACCAGCAATTTTGGCGCGCGGGTCTATATGATCGGCTCGGATTATATCTACCCTTACGAGTCCAATCGGATCATGCGCGAGCTGGTCATGCAGCATCCCGATAGCAAGGTGCTGGGCGAACACTATCTGCCCCTGGATGCTAGCGAGAGCGATTACAGCCTGATTATGGATGATATACGGCAGAAGCAGCCGGACTTTATTTTCTCCACCGTAGTGGGGGACTCCACGGCCAGTCTGTACCGCGCCTATGCCCATGCCGGCTTTAACCCGCAGACCATGCCCATTGCCAGCCTGACGACCTCCGAGGCCGAAGTTGCCCAGATGGGGGCGCACATTGCCTGTGGACACTTCACGGCGGCGCCGTATTTCCAATCCATCGAGTCCGAGGTCAATGCACGCTGCCTGGCCAGTTTGCGCAAGCGTTTTGGGGCGGATTGTCACCCTAATCTGTGTTGGGAGGCCGCCTATTCACAGATGCATTTGTTCGCCAATGCCTATCGACAATCGGCCAGTGATGCCATTGGGGACTTGCTGCCCTATCTGCTGGGCAGTGAGCTGGATGCCCCGCAGGGGCGGATCAAAATCGATCCCTCCAATCATCACACCTGGCTCTATCCACGAATCGGGCGCATCAACGCCGAGGGCAATTTTACGATTGTGCGTCAGGCAACCCGTCCCGTCTCGCCCGACCCCTATCTGGTCACCCACTCCTTGGGTGACTGGACTGCCAAGCTGGATACTTTGGAGACATAA